ACCTGGTGGGCATCCTGGGCAATGCCCCCTTCCTGGAGCACATCCTGGTGTTGGACTTCCCCCGCCAGCGATGCGGCGTGGTGCCACCCACCGCCAGGGCATTTTAGACGAACCAGGCGTTCAGGCGTGAAGCCGCCGCGGGGCAACGTGCGGGCGACACCCTCGCGCAAGGGTCCCCCTTTTGGGATTGGGGACTCTCCCCATTGCCTGTCAAGTCAAATGAAAATGTTACCACCCACACCTACAACAGCCTTGAATCAAAACAACCGCAACTGCTCCGGGCCGCCCTCGTCGCGCTTTTTGCGGCGGGGGCGTTTCTTCTGGACGATGCGCAGCACATGCTGCAGGTCGTTCAGGAAAGGCGACGGCGGCAGGCGCAGGGTGCGGCCATATAACCGCCGACGTTGTGCGTGGCTCAGGAACAACCGCCGGGCCGCGCGGGTGATGCCCACATAGAACAGGCGGCGCTCTTCGGCGAGGTCAGGAGATCTCTCCCCATCCCCTGTCCCCCTCCCCTCCTTTGCTAAGGGAGAGGAGGGGGAAGGACTGCCCCCGGCAGTCCGGAGGAGGGGTGAGATCATTTCCCGGTGGTAGGGCAACAGGCCGTCTTCCAGGCCGACGATGAACACGGCGGGGAACTCCAACCCCTTGGCCGCGTGCAGGGTGAGCAGGGCCACGCGATCGGCGCGCGGGTCGTAGAAATCGCTCTCCGAGGAAAGCACCACGTGGGTGAGGAAGTCGCGCCAAGTCTGGC
The window above is part of the Anaerolineae bacterium genome. Proteins encoded here:
- a CDS encoding AAA family ATPase, whose amino-acid sequence is DGRGKPLVRLSGRAAALADAFRRAEALAPDDWSAAWEALLALLEADPVLDWLRDRAHEAARAGQTWRDFLTHVVLSSESDFYDPRADRVALLTLHAAKGLEFPAVFIVGLEDGLLPYHREMISPLLRTAGGSPSPSSPLAKEGRGTGDGERSPDLAEERRLFYVGITRAARRLFLSHAQRRRLYGRTLRLPPSPFLNDLQHVLRIVQKKRPRRKKRDEGGPEQLRLF